A stretch of DNA from Microbacterium croceum:
TGAGACCCGTACGCGAGACCTCGACGATGCGACCGACGCCGATCTGGGCTTCACCGCGCACCTTCTTGCGGCGCCCCAGACCCGACATGGTGCCGCCGAACGTCAACAGCAACCCCCATGCGACGCCGATCATGATCGGAGCGCCCAGCGTGTCCTCGCCGGAGAACGGCAGGATCGACTCGCGCTGGTTCACCCCGAACAGCCCCTCGCCCACCCAGATGAGGAGCCACACCGAGAGCACGAGCCAGATGATCGTGAAGACGACGCGAAGCATTCCTTCAGCGTACCGACGGCACCCGACGCCCGCGCTTCAGGCTTCGACGCGTGCGGTGTCGTCTCAGGAGCCGGCCACCATCGCAGGCAGTGCGGCCAGAGCGCGCTGCACGCCCTTCGCGGCAGACCGCCCCGCGCGATTCGCGCCGATCGTGCTGGCGGACGGCCCGTATCCCACCAGCTGGATGCGCGGATCCTGCACCGCAGTGGTGCCACGCCCATCGCGATCGAGCTGGATGCCTCCCGCAGAGCTGCGCAGATGCAGCGGCGCCAGGTGACTGATCGCCGGGCGGAACCCGGTCGCCCAGAGGATCACATCGACTCGTTCGAACGAACCGTCCGCCCACCGCACACCGTCCGGCTCGATGCGCGCGAACATCGGTCGCCGAGAGGCATACGCACCGAGCCTCTCGGCGGCGCGCTCCTGCGGCCGCAGCATGAGTCCGGTGACGCTCACCACACTCTGCGGAGGAACCCCTGCGCCACCCGCTGCTCCACCAGGGCGACCGCCGCAGCTCCCGCCTCCGGCGTGAAGTCATCGGTCCGCCAGATCGGCTCACGCCGGGTCGCCCAGACGGTGTCGGTGAGCGGGGCGAGCGCGCCGAGGAACTGCACAGCAGATGCGCCGCCGCCCACCACCAGCACACGTTTGCCGAGGAAGTGATCCGGCCCGGGATAGTCGACCGTGTGCAGCTGCTCGCCCAGGAAGGTCTCCATACCCGGGTAATGCGGCAGGAACGGGTGCGTCCATGTGCCGGTCGCGTTCACGAGAGTGCGCGCCCGCCACTCCCGCTCCCCTGCGCGCACGACGAGCGTCCCGTCCTCGTCATCGACGCGCTCGACAGCCACCGGCCGGATGACCGGCAGGGCGTGGGCACGCTCGTAGGCGGCGAAGTACTCCGGGACGGCGACGTTCGCGCGCTCTCCGTCACGCGGCGGTGGAGTGTCTCCCGGCAGTTCGGCCACGCCGTGCACATCGCGCATCGTGAGGGCATCCCAGCGGTGCCGCCACGCGCCCCCTGGCTCCGCGTCCGCATCCAGCACGACGTGCGAGATGCCGAGACGCGCCAGATGGTACGACGACGAGAGCCCGGCTTGTCCTGCGCCGATCACGATGCTGTCGAGGATGCTCACGTCTGGGTGAACGCGAGCGGGGGCGCGGTTGTTCCAGCCCGCAACGGTCGGCGAACGAAGATCAAAGCTCGATCTCGTAGTGGGTGAACCCGGTATGCGATGCGACCCGGTCGTACAGGCGGCGCGCGGTCGCGTTGCCGTCCTGCGTGAGCCAGTAGACCTTCTCGCACCCCTGCTGCTCCGCCCAGGCGCGCACGTGCGCGATCAATGCCCGACCGGTTCCCGCACCACGCGTGCTCGGATCGACGAACAGATCCTCCAGATAGCAGTACTCGGATGCGCTCCACGTGGAGGGGTGCGTCAGCCAGTGCACCAGTCCGATCGCCGTGCCGTCGTCGTCGCGCGCGATCGCTCCGTGCACCCCGTCATCGGCGGTGATCCGACGGAAGGTCTCGCGTGTCACGTGTGCCGGCACCTCGGACTCGTAGAACCGGAGATAGCCGTCCCACAGCTCGGACCACTCGTCGAAGTCCTCGGGGCGGATGGGCTGGATGCTCGTCATGCGCTCAGCCTAGAGTGCGGCACGCCCGGGAGGTCGGCGCCGATTGGTGTTCGCGTCGATTCGTGTAGTACTCTTTTCGAGTTGCCCCGCGGTACGAAAGGGCAGCGTGAGGGCCTGTGGCGCAGCTGGTAGCGCACCTGCATGGCATGCAGGGGGTCAGGGGTTCGAGTCCCCTCAGGTCCACAACAAACCCCTGGTCATCCAGGGGTTTTTGTGGTTCTGCGGGACCTGGTTCCCGGCGACTCTCGATCTACTCGCGACTTACGACACGTCGCGACCACGCCCAGCGGCAAGCGACGACGAACGTCCAGCGTGACTGTGATCCGCAGGTTGGTGTCGACCGCGTCGGTTGCCTCTCGAGGTTGTCCGCTGCGGCCACGCCGCTGCTGTAGCGTGCGCCTGGTCGCCATGCGTCGAGATTCCACGGTGACGTGAACGGTGCGATATCAACGTCGCACCGCAGATGGTTGCGGACCTGCCACGCCGCGGACTGGATACCTCGGACATCACCCGAACACCTGATACTTGGGACACGGGTAAGTTCTTCAAGATGGAATCATCGCACCAATGGCGGCCTGTGATCGCGGTCCTCGCGAACCCGGAGACACGACGCGTCGCGGCGGAGCTGATGCTGGGTCGCACGCTTGAGGACGCCACAGCGGAGCTCTCTCGCTCGAAGCGTCGCCGGGTGACGGAGGCGATCGAGAACAGCGGAATGGTTCTGCCCGGCACTCAGATGTTCGCGCCTGGCGTGTTTCGGTCGATCCTCGAGTCGAATCCGATCCCCCAGCGCGTAGGCGTCGAGAGGTTCGTCGATGGAAAGCGAATCAGGCAGTACCCGGCGAACCTCGAGGAACGAGGACAGCTGCTCGCGTGGGTGGCACGCAGCGTCTTCGCGACGGGAGACGTCCTCACCGAACGCGAAGTGAACCGCAGACTCCTCGAGTACTCAGAGGATGTCGCCGTGCTGCGTCGATACCTCGTCGACTACCAACTCCTCGAACGCCGTTCGGACGGCACCGAGTATGCGCTGACGGGGAGCGGGCCGGTGTTGACCCTCGAAGACCCTCAAGAGACGACGGATCCCGACCGTCGTCCCTGACGCACCAGAATGGCATCGTCGCGACGAGCGAGCTCGGACGCGAGCGCACCCCGAGCTACGCGACAGTGACGCGGTCGGGGCGAAGTGCTCTCCAGACTCGCGCGCCGATGAGGAACGCGATCGTGACGATGAAGGCAGGAACCCCGAGCCACGCCCATTGACTGGTCCACCCGATCCCGACGCTGTCGGGTGTCCAGAACGCCTCGACCTGGACGAACAGGAAGTATGCTTGCGCGCGCGCCGACGCGGTGCTCTCAACGGCAGCGAGCATTCCGCCGACGAACGACAGGAACAGCGCCCAGTAGATGAGCAGGGCAGTTCCCGCGGTGATGATGCCGATCGACCACAGGGGCCGCAGCGTGTCATCGTCCGCGTACTGTGCGGCGAGAGCGCGCGGCGATCCCAGATCGCGGAGAGCGCTGGACAGCTTCCGATGATCCGACAGAAGCTCCGCTCGCAGCGAATCCACGGCTACTCGACGCTCTGCGCCCGGCAGAGCCCCCTCGAGGTGCCAGTCCACCCGGACCAGGAAGCTCTCGATCCTGAGGCGCTCCAGCCAGGTGCGCGCCCGGTACTGCACCTCACGGGATGCGTCACTCATGATTCAGCCCCTCCATGAAACGTATGTTGTCGATGACATCGGAGACGACTCTCCACTGCCCGCTGGCGTAATCGCGGGCATCCCGCCCGGCGGAGCTGATCGCGAAGTACTTGCGAGGCGGACCGTCCGGAGAGGGAGCCATCCGCGTGGTCACCAGACCGTCTCGTTCGAGTCGGGTGAGCACCGGATAGATCAATCCCGTGGTCACCTCGAGTCCCTCGTCAGACAGCCGCTCGACGAGCTCGTATCCGTACGACTCCCTCGCCTCGACCATCGTGAGGATCAGCAGCGGAAGCGCAGCACGCACTACCTGCGCATCCTGACGGGCCTGTATCCGAGACATGCTATTACTGAAACATAAATAGCCACAGGGCGCAAGTGCAGAAGAGTCTCGGCGACCCGACCGATGTCGCGCAACGACAACGTCAGGTCAACGCGGCGCTCAGGGCGGCAGCCACCAGGCCCAGAACCACGACCAGAAGCACGATGGCGAATCCTCGTCCCGACCTGGACGCCGCGAAGAGGGCCACGCGTTCGACGTCGCGGCTCCTCCAGTGCTCTGCGATCTCCGCGGAGAGCGGAGCATCTGGCTGCGACAAGACGGCGACAAGACGACCGACGTCGCCGACCCAGCGGCAGGCGACCGGGTCCGTCAACGGCAGTGTCTTCCGGGCGATCACGTAGATCCGCCCCGCGTCGACCTCGACGCCGATGTGGAGCGGATGTTGCGCGGCGTGGCGAGCCGAGGGCTGGCTCCACACGTCTCCGCGCTTCGTGACGATGGTCATCGACGGCACCATGGACGGAGGATCCAGCGCGACGTAGCTCGAGCTGTGCTCCACCATCGAGCGCGCCATGCTCCGCTCGAAGCGA
This window harbors:
- a CDS encoding GNAT family N-acetyltransferase, translated to MTSIQPIRPEDFDEWSELWDGYLRFYESEVPAHVTRETFRRITADDGVHGAIARDDDGTAIGLVHWLTHPSTWSASEYCYLEDLFVDPSTRGAGTGRALIAHVRAWAEQQGCEKVYWLTQDGNATARRLYDRVASHTGFTHYEIEL
- a CDS encoding DUF2087 domain-containing protein, with amino-acid sequence MVADLPRRGLDTSDITRTPDTWDTGKFFKMESSHQWRPVIAVLANPETRRVAAELMLGRTLEDATAELSRSKRRRVTEAIENSGMVLPGTQMFAPGVFRSILESNPIPQRVGVERFVDGKRIRQYPANLEERGQLLAWVARSVFATGDVLTEREVNRRLLEYSEDVAVLRRYLVDYQLLERRSDGTEYALTGSGPVLTLEDPQETTDPDRRP
- a CDS encoding PadR family transcriptional regulator, which gives rise to MSRIQARQDAQVVRAALPLLILTMVEARESYGYELVERLSDEGLEVTTGLIYPVLTRLERDGLVTTRMAPSPDGPPRKYFAISSAGRDARDYASGQWRVVSDVIDNIRFMEGLNHE